The following proteins are co-located in the Deinococcus metallilatus genome:
- a CDS encoding ArsR/SmtB family transcription factor: protein MEPAVPPGVEARGIARIAALIGDPTRAAILLALADGQGRPAGELAWQAGVQPQTASEHLGKLREAGLVTVERVGRHRYYLLSGTEAASLLEDLAAFAPPPPRARCPVSAEGVEFGEARTCYDHLAGQLGVKLTAALVERGWLVPLGREFEVTARGERGLAELGVDALACGTGRRLFARRCLDRTERRPHVGGALGAALLEQLLALGWLVRVPERRVVRLTVAGRQELSRRFGVELAGVGVRTAAGTAG from the coding sequence ATGGAGCCAGCAGTCCCGCCAGGAGTTGAAGCGCGCGGCATCGCGCGGATCGCTGCCCTGATCGGCGACCCCACGCGCGCGGCCATCCTCCTCGCGCTGGCGGACGGGCAGGGGCGGCCTGCCGGTGAACTGGCCTGGCAGGCCGGGGTGCAACCCCAGACGGCGAGCGAGCATCTGGGCAAACTCCGCGAGGCGGGGCTGGTCACGGTGGAGCGCGTGGGGCGCCACCGCTACTATTTGCTGAGTGGGACGGAGGCGGCGAGCCTGCTGGAGGACCTGGCGGCTTTTGCCCCGCCCCCACCCAGGGCACGCTGTCCGGTGAGCGCCGAAGGGGTGGAGTTCGGTGAGGCGCGGACCTGTTACGACCATCTGGCGGGGCAACTCGGGGTCAAGCTCACGGCGGCCCTGGTCGAGCGGGGTTGGCTCGTGCCGCTCGGGCGCGAGTTCGAGGTGACGGCGCGGGGTGAGCGAGGCCTGGCCGAGTTGGGGGTGGACGCCCTGGCATGCGGGACCGGGCGCCGTCTGTTTGCCCGCCGCTGTCTGGACCGGACAGAACGGCGCCCGCATGTCGGAGGGGCCCTGGGCGCGGCTCTGCTGGAGCAGTTGCTGGCGCTCGGCTGGCTGGTCCGGGTTCCCGAACGCCGGGTGGTGCGCCTGACCGTCGCGGGGCGTCAGGAACTCTCGCGCCGGTTCGGTGTGGAACTGGCAGGCGTGGGGGTGCGGACAGCGGCGGGAACAGCAGGATAA
- the plsY gene encoding glycerol-3-phosphate 1-O-acyltransferase PlsY, producing the protein MSLLALPAVLVAYLIGSIPAAAWVARLRGVDIRKVGSGNSGATNVLRSLGTGPALAVAVFDILKGAIAVWLAHALGLDPAWAALCGVAAVIGHNFSPFLGFRGGKGVATSFGTMLALDPLVGGGAFVVGAACIWLTRLVSAGSILGALTAVVLALALPRPGWLILTVAFLAALLIWQHRDNIRRLQAGNERRLGEKK; encoded by the coding sequence GTGAGCCTGCTTGCCCTTCCCGCCGTGCTGGTCGCGTACCTGATCGGCTCGATTCCCGCTGCCGCCTGGGTGGCCCGCCTGAGGGGCGTGGACATCCGCAAGGTCGGCAGCGGCAACAGCGGCGCGACCAACGTGCTGCGCTCGCTCGGCACGGGACCGGCGCTGGCCGTGGCCGTGTTCGACATCCTCAAGGGGGCCATCGCCGTGTGGCTGGCCCATGCGCTGGGGCTTGACCCGGCCTGGGCGGCGCTGTGCGGCGTGGCCGCCGTCATCGGGCACAACTTCAGCCCCTTTCTGGGCTTCCGGGGGGGCAAGGGCGTGGCGACCAGCTTCGGCACCATGCTGGCCCTCGACCCGCTGGTCGGCGGGGGCGCCTTCGTGGTCGGCGCGGCGTGCATCTGGCTCACGCGCCTCGTCTCGGCGGGCAGCATCCTGGGCGCGCTGACCGCCGTGGTCCTGGCGCTGGCCCTGCCGCGCCCCGGCTGGCTGATCCTGACCGTGGCCTTTCTCGCCGCCCTCCTGATCTGGCAGCACCGCGACAACATCCGGCGGCTCCAGGCCGGGAACGAGCGGCGGCTGGGCGAGAAGAAGTGA
- a CDS encoding sensor domain-containing diguanylate cyclase, with product MPAAPLPPDEPARLAALARYGVLDTPPEEAFDRLARLAAHVLEVPVAGVALVDGSRQWEKASFGRPRGEVPRAEAPGAWAVLGTEVLVVPDARQDPRLAGHPGVRSGQVVLYAAAPLLTPDGHAIGALSVTDDRMRPFGPGQAETLRLLAAVVMDELELRRRTRELVRARDHARTLRELAELLNEPLGPQELARRALTLLHARMPLDWSALLHLTPGGPAVLSDHAGERGAAFGLILRERLALEDGPLWAALVGQDRVFLDDYTAAAERCPYLLAAGLRSATWLHLGGTREGQAVLLLARLGRAAAWTPEERALLEAAARSVGTALERVGYVWSLERAAQTDPLTGLGNRRALDEALDEAERRRAGTGLGYALGVVDLDGMKHVNDERGHASGDDLLREFAGQLAAPGVAAYRLGGDEYALLHLRPASPEAAVRVLVDLVAAAERHVRARGYPAGASLGVATVPGDAPDATTALRAADARMYARKRERRAARMHP from the coding sequence GTGCCTGCCGCTCCCCTGCCCCCCGATGAACCCGCCCGCCTCGCCGCCCTGGCGCGGTACGGGGTCCTGGACACGCCGCCCGAGGAGGCGTTTGACCGCCTCGCGCGCCTGGCCGCGCATGTGCTGGAGGTGCCGGTGGCGGGTGTGGCCTTGGTGGACGGGTCGCGGCAGTGGGAGAAGGCGAGCTTCGGGAGGCCACGCGGCGAGGTGCCCCGCGCCGAGGCCCCGGGCGCCTGGGCGGTTCTGGGAACGGAGGTGCTGGTGGTGCCCGACGCCCGGCAGGACCCGCGCCTGGCTGGCCACCCGGGGGTCCGGTCGGGACAGGTCGTGCTATACGCGGCCGCGCCGCTGCTCACGCCGGACGGGCACGCCATCGGCGCCCTGTCCGTGACCGACGACCGGATGCGGCCCTTCGGCCCCGGGCAGGCCGAGACGCTGCGGTTGCTGGCGGCGGTGGTGATGGACGAGCTGGAACTGCGGCGGCGGACGCGGGAACTCGTCCGGGCGCGCGATCACGCCCGCACCCTGCGCGAGCTGGCCGAGCTGCTGAACGAGCCGCTGGGACCGCAGGAGCTGGCGCGGCGTGCCCTGACGCTGCTGCACGCGCGGATGCCCCTGGACTGGTCGGCCCTGCTGCACCTCACGCCGGGCGGTCCGGCGGTGCTGAGCGACCACGCGGGGGAGCGCGGCGCGGCGTTCGGCCTGATCCTGCGGGAGCGTCTCGCGCTGGAGGACGGCCCCCTCTGGGCGGCGCTGGTGGGGCAGGACCGCGTGTTTCTCGACGACTACACGGCGGCGGCGGAACGCTGCCCGTACCTGCTGGCGGCGGGGTTGCGGAGCGCCACCTGGCTGCACCTGGGCGGCACGCGGGAGGGGCAGGCGGTCCTGCTCCTCGCCCGCCTGGGCCGCGCGGCCGCCTGGACCCCCGAGGAGCGCGCCCTTCTGGAAGCTGCGGCCCGCAGCGTGGGCACCGCGCTGGAGCGTGTGGGGTACGTCTGGAGCCTGGAACGCGCGGCCCAGACCGACCCGCTGACCGGCCTGGGCAACCGCCGCGCGCTGGACGAGGCGCTCGATGAGGCCGAACGGCGGCGGGCCGGGACGGGGCTGGGGTACGCGCTGGGCGTCGTGGACCTCGACGGCATGAAGCACGTGAACGACGAGCGGGGGCACGCGAGCGGGGACGACCTGCTGCGCGAGTTCGCCGGGCAGCTCGCCGCTCCCGGCGTGGCCGCCTACCGCCTGGGCGGGGACGAGTACGCCCTGCTGCACCTGCGGCCCGCTTCCCCGGAGGCCGCCGTGCGGGTCCTGGTCGACCTGGTGGCGGCAGCCGAGCGGCACGTGCGGGCCAGGGGTTATCCCGCCGGGGCCTCGCTGGGGGTGGCGACGGTCCCCGGCGACGCGCCGGACGCCACCACCGCCCTGCGCGCGGCCGACGCGCGGATGTACGCCCGCAAACGCGAACGCCGGGCGGCCCGGATGCACCCGTGA
- a CDS encoding VOC family protein, protein MKAMLLDHVAIATPDLDLGAAPYTALGLTPEGPDEEVAGQGVRVRAFVAGDTLIELLAPTHPDSPIAAFLERRGPGLHHTAYRVADLDAEMARLRGQGARFLSDTPAPGRAGTRVAFLHPKWGAGTLIELVEHPAGAHGQGGH, encoded by the coding sequence ATGAAGGCCATGCTGCTCGACCACGTCGCCATCGCCACGCCCGACCTCGACCTGGGGGCCGCGCCCTACACCGCGCTGGGTCTGACGCCCGAGGGGCCGGATGAGGAGGTCGCCGGGCAGGGCGTGCGCGTCCGCGCCTTCGTGGCAGGCGACACCCTGATCGAACTGCTCGCGCCCACCCACCCGGACAGCCCCATCGCGGCCTTTCTGGAGCGGCGCGGCCCCGGTCTGCACCACACCGCCTACCGCGTGGCCGACCTGGACGCCGAGATGGCGCGGCTGCGCGGGCAGGGCGCGCGCTTCCTGTCGGACACCCCCGCGCCGGGCCGGGCGGGGACCCGGGTGGCCTTCCTGCATCCCAAGTGGGGCGCGGGCACGCTGATCGAACTGGTGGAGCATCCCGCCGGGGCGCACGGGCAGGGCGGCCATTGA
- a CDS encoding VanZ family protein, translating to MAAIWWLSSESDTPGPPLVHPLDWAAHFTAYLALGYSLGRATGQRGLALVLAVWFGASDEVHQAFVPGREAGLTDWLFDLAGAWLGAFLATRGQPNREHVAVLSDRPR from the coding sequence ATGGCGGCGATCTGGTGGCTGAGTTCCGAGTCGGACACGCCCGGCCCGCCCCTGGTGCATCCGCTGGACTGGGCGGCGCACTTCACGGCGTACCTGGCGCTGGGCTACAGCCTGGGGCGCGCGACCGGGCAGCGCGGGCTGGCGCTGGTGCTGGCCGTGTGGTTCGGCGCGTCCGACGAGGTGCACCAGGCCTTCGTGCCGGGGCGGGAGGCGGGACTGACCGACTGGCTGTTCGATCTGGCGGGCGCCTGGCTGGGGGCCTTTCTCGCCACGCGCGGCCAGCCGAACCGGGAGCATGTGGCAGTTCTGTCAGACCGGCCCCGCTAG
- a CDS encoding AAA family ATPase yields MTRAASSDPFQPAGSAALVGRALEQLGRVILGKPGPLRLAVACLLARGHLLIEDQPGVGKTTLAHALARTLGLSFRRVQFTSDLLPADLLGVSIWDAAAGAFRYHPGPIFAEVLLADEINRAPPRTQSALLEAMEERQVSEGGVTRPLPDPFFVIATQNPAAFVGTSPLPEAQLDRFLLTVTLGYPDPRAERTLLETGGRGEVVRDLPAVLDAAALRAAQRDVDAVHAAPALLDYLQRLARATREHPALAVGLSPRALLALLAASRAWAFLAGRRMALPEDVQAVFPALTAHRLPPRDPALRVADITARILAETPIP; encoded by the coding sequence ATGACCCGCGCGGCCTCCTCCGACCCGTTCCAGCCTGCGGGCAGCGCCGCGCTGGTGGGCCGCGCACTGGAACAACTTGGCCGCGTGATTCTCGGCAAGCCCGGGCCGCTGCGGCTGGCGGTCGCCTGCCTGCTGGCGCGCGGGCACCTGCTGATCGAGGACCAGCCGGGCGTCGGCAAGACCACGCTGGCGCACGCGCTGGCCCGCACGCTGGGCCTCTCGTTCCGGCGGGTGCAGTTCACCTCCGACCTGCTGCCCGCCGACCTGCTGGGCGTGAGCATCTGGGACGCGGCGGCCGGGGCCTTCCGCTACCATCCCGGCCCGATCTTCGCGGAGGTGCTGCTGGCCGACGAGATCAACCGCGCGCCCCCCCGCACGCAATCCGCGCTGCTGGAGGCGATGGAGGAACGCCAGGTCAGCGAGGGCGGCGTCACCCGGCCCCTGCCCGACCCCTTCTTCGTGATCGCCACCCAGAATCCCGCCGCGTTCGTGGGCACGTCGCCCCTGCCCGAAGCGCAGCTCGACCGCTTTCTGCTGACCGTCACGCTGGGCTACCCCGATCCCCGGGCCGAGCGGACCCTGCTGGAAACGGGCGGCCGGGGAGAGGTGGTGCGCGACCTCCCCGCCGTGCTGGACGCGGCGGCCCTGCGCGCGGCCCAGCGCGACGTGGACGCCGTTCACGCCGCGCCCGCGCTGCTGGACTACCTGCAACGGCTGGCCCGGGCGACCCGCGAGCATCCCGCGCTCGCCGTGGGCCTGAGTCCCCGCGCGCTGCTGGCGCTGCTGGCCGCCTCGCGCGCCTGGGCCTTCCTGGCGGGCCGCCGAATGGCGCTGCCGGAGGACGTGCAGGCCGTGTTTCCCGCGCTGACCGCGCACCGCCTGCCCCCCCGCGACCCCGCCCTTCGCGTGGCGGACATCACGGCGCGGATTCTGGCGGAAACGCCGATTCCCTAG
- a CDS encoding transglutaminaseTgpA domain-containing protein, with translation MDQPPEEDSFPRPASTAHKPRSTPFVLRPTRLGLAFLGLILVTLVGCINYALGLGYAVTFLLGGVWVAAAAHATRAGRAVTATLDAPAEAVAGTDAALVARLTSAGAALTVRVRVRAGRKRLEVAARVPAGETVSVPFPVPVPLRGTLVLSRPQVTALDPLGFWEARHALPLPGPLTVFPAAEVDAPPPPPHPSPGAGEGSARTRGDEDFVGLRPSLPGDSPRQVSWRHAARLGTLLTRETDAPAGTLWSLNWADTARLTDPEARLSRLAAWVQVARRTGVAFRLTLPGVTLPAGTGEAHARAALALLARQAPLPVPPPPARKAVRPSPAVPLPGAPLRFTLFALAVALAPAALRQPVWVTLLAAGVLGYRAARTVRPLPAPPTLLLGLAAGVAAALLSARYGTLLGREAGTALLVLLVALKAAETRTPRDARLLALLGLFVTLTHFLFGQGPLVAAHALFSVLLLLAALAVWTAPGVLEERPLRASATLALQAAPLAALLFLLFPRPDGPLWQLPVQDVARTGLADQVSAGDFAHLAQSRAVAFRADFAGALPAPADRYWRGPVYEAYDGVRWTQVRVRGPAPSVEVSGPAATYTLTLEPSDRPWLLALDTPTALPPGAFLTSAFQAVTLHPAPSRTRLAFQSRPARLGLRENGVRLAFDRELPPGDSPRAHALGASWRGLAPQARVEAALEFLRTGGFTYTLSPPTLPERDRVDVFLFGTRRGFCEHYASAFAFLMRAAGLPARIVGGYLGGEVNPTGGSLTVRQQDAHTWTEVWLPGRGWVRVDPTASIAPARVNAGLMTALLHPTAAAAPAPTLFHRAVLRLDALQSRWNTWVAGYDGPQQRDLLHRVGAGRMGAFLSLAASGVLLGLALLPALLAARQRAQPTDPAARALHALTRRLRLPRAPGETATAYTQRAARHFPEQASILDDALRAYQLARYAPGERAGALRDLRAAVRRVRRGRKR, from the coding sequence ATGGACCAACCGCCAGAAGAGGACAGCTTCCCGCGCCCGGCCTCCACGGCTCACAAGCCACGTTCTACCCCCTTCGTGCTGCGCCCCACCCGTCTGGGCCTCGCCTTTCTGGGCCTGATCCTGGTCACGCTGGTGGGCTGCATCAACTACGCGCTGGGCCTGGGGTACGCGGTGACGTTCCTGCTGGGGGGCGTCTGGGTCGCGGCGGCCGCCCACGCCACCCGCGCCGGAAGGGCGGTGACGGCCACGCTGGACGCCCCCGCCGAGGCGGTCGCCGGGACGGACGCGGCCTTGGTTGCCCGGCTCACCAGCGCGGGAGCGGCCCTCACGGTACGGGTGCGGGTCCGGGCGGGCCGGAAGCGGCTGGAGGTGGCGGCGCGCGTTCCGGCGGGGGAGACGGTGAGCGTCCCCTTTCCGGTCCCGGTCCCGCTGCGCGGCACGCTGGTCCTGTCCCGCCCGCAGGTGACGGCGCTGGACCCGCTGGGGTTCTGGGAGGCGCGGCACGCCCTGCCCCTCCCGGGGCCTCTGACCGTCTTTCCCGCGGCCGAGGTGGACGCCCCCCCACCTCCTCCCCACCCGTCGCCGGGAGCGGGGGAGGGGAGCGCCCGCACGCGCGGCGACGAGGACTTTGTCGGCCTGCGGCCCTCCCTGCCCGGCGATTCGCCCCGGCAGGTGTCGTGGCGGCACGCGGCCCGCCTGGGCACCCTCCTGACGCGCGAGACGGACGCGCCCGCCGGGACGCTGTGGTCCCTGAACTGGGCCGACACCGCCCGCCTCACCGACCCGGAGGCCCGGCTGTCCCGGCTGGCGGCCTGGGTGCAGGTGGCCCGGCGCACGGGGGTGGCCTTTCGCCTGACGCTGCCGGGCGTGACGCTGCCTGCCGGGACGGGCGAGGCCCACGCGCGGGCCGCTCTGGCGCTGCTCGCCCGGCAGGCGCCGCTGCCCGTTCCGCCCCCACCCGCCAGGAAGGCCGTCCGGCCCAGTCCAGCCGTCCCGTTGCCGGGGGCGCCGCTGCGCTTCACGCTGTTCGCGCTGGCGGTGGCGCTGGCCCCTGCGGCGCTGCGGCAGCCGGTCTGGGTCACGCTGCTCGCGGCGGGGGTGCTGGGCTACCGCGCGGCGCGCACGGTGCGCCCCCTGCCCGCCCCACCCACCCTGCTGCTGGGCCTGGCGGCGGGGGTTGCCGCCGCGCTGCTGTCCGCCCGGTACGGGACGCTGCTGGGCCGCGAGGCGGGAACCGCGTTGCTCGTGCTGCTGGTGGCCCTCAAGGCCGCCGAGACGCGCACCCCGCGTGACGCCCGCCTGCTCGCGCTGCTGGGCCTGTTCGTCACCCTCACGCACTTCCTGTTCGGACAGGGGCCGCTGGTCGCGGCGCACGCCCTCTTCAGCGTCCTGCTGCTGCTGGCCGCGCTCGCCGTCTGGACGGCGCCCGGCGTGCTGGAGGAGCGGCCCCTGCGCGCCTCCGCCACGCTGGCTCTTCAGGCCGCCCCGCTCGCCGCGCTGCTGTTCCTGCTGTTCCCGCGCCCGGACGGTCCCCTGTGGCAACTGCCCGTGCAGGACGTGGCCCGCACCGGCCTCGCCGATCAGGTCAGCGCCGGGGACTTCGCCCACCTCGCCCAGAGCCGGGCGGTGGCTTTCCGGGCCGACTTCGCGGGCGCGCTTCCGGCCCCGGCGGACCGGTACTGGCGCGGCCCGGTCTACGAGGCGTATGACGGCGTGCGCTGGACGCAGGTGCGGGTGCGCGGCCCGGCCCCCAGCGTCGAGGTGTCCGGCCCGGCCGCCACGTACACCCTCACGCTGGAACCCAGCGACAGGCCCTGGCTGCTCGCGCTGGACACGCCCACCGCCCTGCCCCCCGGGGCCTTCCTGACCTCGGCCTTTCAGGCGGTGACCCTCCACCCCGCCCCAAGTCGCACCCGCCTGGCCTTCCAGAGCCGCCCGGCCCGGCTGGGCCTGCGGGAGAACGGCGTGCGTCTGGCCTTTGACCGGGAACTCCCACCGGGGGACAGTCCGCGTGCCCACGCGCTCGGCGCCTCCTGGCGGGGACTGGCACCGCAGGCACGGGTGGAGGCGGCGCTGGAGTTTCTGCGGACCGGGGGCTTCACCTACACCCTCTCGCCGCCCACGCTGCCGGAACGGGACCGGGTGGACGTGTTCCTGTTCGGCACGCGCCGGGGCTTTTGCGAGCATTACGCCTCGGCCTTTGCCTTCCTGATGCGCGCGGCGGGGCTGCCTGCCCGGATCGTCGGCGGCTACCTAGGCGGTGAGGTGAACCCCACAGGCGGCTCCCTCACCGTGCGCCAGCAGGACGCGCACACCTGGACGGAAGTGTGGTTGCCCGGCCGGGGCTGGGTGCGGGTGGACCCCACCGCCAGCATCGCGCCCGCCCGCGTGAACGCCGGGCTGATGACCGCCCTCCTTCACCCCACCGCTGCGGCGGCCCCCGCGCCCACCCTCTTTCACCGGGCCGTCCTGCGCCTGGACGCTCTCCAGAGCCGCTGGAACACCTGGGTCGCGGGGTATGACGGCCCTCAGCAACGCGACCTGCTCCACCGGGTGGGGGCGGGGCGAATGGGCGCCTTTCTCTCGCTGGCTGCCAGCGGCGTGCTGCTGGGGCTGGCCCTGTTGCCCGCGCTCCTCGCGGCGCGGCAGCGTGCCCAGCCCACCGACCCCGCCGCCCGCGCCCTGCACGCCCTCACCCGCCGCCTGCGGTTGCCCCGTGCGCCCGGCGAGACGGCCACTGCCTACACCCAGCGCGCGGCCCGGCACTTTCCCGAGCAGGCGAGCATCCTCGACGACGCGCTGCGGGCCTACCAGCTCGCGCGCTACGCTCCGGGTGAACGGGCAGGGGCGCTGCGGGACCTGCGGGCCGCCGTGCGGCGGGTGAGGCGGGGCCGGAAGAGGTGA
- a CDS encoding 2-phosphoglycerate kinase, protein MTQPELTVGTPRHHWPFSRGLVVESLVNAGASGAVASAAARRVEQQLRNTRRSPVSPAELQALMVEVARDVAGGEVAEAAARQTPAFFDILVTAKKGTLPFSRGVLARTLEDTGLSPRDAYGTASAVDVQMRQAGRREISVRDLDALTEQTLAERYGEHLRLTYRFLQRNRGKLGVVSADGGAPVPFSKGLLVQSLLAAGVAPDVARKVARVTQRDLRGSEDRLVTRQAVREKVETLLLGEVGPDVSARYRLLRVIRRPPRPLVVLLGGVSGTGKSYLAAEVAYRLGITRVIGTDAIRQVMRAMVSPELVPGLHASTFNAWEALLPPGEPHPENPTRAELLAGFRDQVQQVNVGVGAVVRRSIEEGTSLVLEGVHLVPGYLRAADYAGALVVPLLVTLPDEAEHRRHFEARDAETAASRPLHRYMRYFREIRIMQDYLEELAAREDVPLLDGLTLDESADQAVDVVLRRVMAALTPGERAALLGEREVERGE, encoded by the coding sequence ATGACACAGCCTGAACTTACCGTCGGCACGCCGCGCCACCACTGGCCCTTCAGCCGGGGGCTGGTGGTGGAGTCACTGGTGAACGCCGGGGCGAGTGGCGCGGTGGCGTCGGCGGCGGCGCGGCGGGTGGAGCAGCAGCTCAGGAACACGCGGCGCTCCCCGGTCAGTCCGGCCGAGCTTCAGGCCCTGATGGTCGAAGTGGCGCGGGACGTGGCGGGGGGTGAGGTGGCGGAAGCGGCAGCCCGGCAGACGCCCGCCTTTTTCGACATCCTGGTGACGGCAAAGAAGGGGACCTTGCCCTTCAGCCGGGGGGTGCTGGCCCGCACGCTGGAAGACACCGGCCTCTCACCACGCGACGCCTACGGGACGGCCAGCGCCGTGGACGTGCAGATGCGGCAGGCGGGACGGCGGGAGATCAGCGTGCGCGACCTCGACGCGCTGACCGAGCAGACGCTGGCCGAGCGCTACGGGGAACACCTGCGCCTCACCTACCGTTTTCTGCAACGCAACCGGGGCAAGCTGGGGGTGGTCAGCGCGGACGGCGGCGCCCCCGTGCCCTTCAGCAAGGGCCTGCTGGTGCAGTCGCTGCTGGCGGCGGGCGTCGCGCCGGACGTGGCGCGCAAGGTGGCCCGCGTGACCCAGCGCGACCTGCGCGGCAGCGAGGACCGGCTGGTGACCCGGCAGGCGGTCCGCGAGAAGGTGGAAACCCTGCTGCTGGGCGAGGTCGGCCCCGACGTGAGCGCGCGCTACCGCCTGCTGCGCGTGATCCGCCGCCCGCCCCGGCCGCTGGTCGTGCTGCTGGGCGGCGTGAGCGGCACCGGCAAGAGTTACCTGGCCGCCGAGGTCGCCTACCGGCTGGGGATCACCCGGGTGATCGGCACCGACGCCATCCGGCAGGTGATGCGCGCGATGGTGTCGCCCGAACTGGTGCCGGGCCTGCATGCCAGCACCTTCAACGCCTGGGAGGCGCTGCTGCCGCCCGGCGAACCCCACCCCGAGAACCCCACGCGGGCCGAACTGCTGGCGGGCTTCCGCGATCAGGTCCAGCAGGTGAATGTGGGGGTGGGGGCGGTCGTGCGCCGCTCCATCGAGGAAGGGACCAGTCTGGTGCTGGAAGGCGTCCATCTGGTGCCGGGTTACCTGCGGGCCGCCGACTACGCGGGCGCGCTGGTGGTGCCGCTGCTGGTCACGCTGCCCGACGAGGCCGAGCACCGCCGCCACTTCGAGGCCCGCGACGCGGAAACCGCCGCCAGCCGCCCCCTCCACCGCTACATGCGCTACTTCCGCGAGATCCGCATCATGCAGGACTATCTGGAGGAACTGGCCGCGCGCGAGGACGTGCCGCTCCTCGACGGCCTGACCCTCGACGAGAGCGCCGATCAGGCGGTGGACGTGGTGCTGCGCCGGGTGATGGCCGCCCTCACGCCCGGCGAACGCGCCGCCCTGCTGGGCGAGCGGGAAGTGGAGCGCGGGGAGTAG
- a CDS encoding TetR/AcrR family transcriptional regulator gives MDSSSLRERQKERRRARIYSVALDLFKRGGFQATTATDIARASNVSRGTFFNYYPYKEAVLLDYGSEVMDRLRDKAEARLKEGVPPLTVLYEIWDELAEENGRERDLFPPLAYEVLNPNPERARTAYQALPLSKVIELILKPLHQAGQIRGDLSLQRISNLIADTYLMVALRWSAYGTDRTLQEETRLALNLLLEGALRREGPPRTS, from the coding sequence ATGGACTCGTCGTCGCTCCGGGAGCGCCAGAAGGAACGCCGCCGCGCGCGGATCTACAGCGTGGCGCTCGACCTGTTCAAGCGGGGCGGCTTCCAGGCGACCACCGCGACCGATATCGCGCGGGCCAGCAACGTCTCGCGCGGCACCTTTTTCAACTATTACCCCTACAAGGAAGCGGTGCTGCTCGACTACGGCAGCGAGGTGATGGACCGCCTGCGCGACAAGGCCGAGGCCCGCCTGAAAGAAGGCGTCCCGCCCCTGACCGTGCTGTATGAGATCTGGGACGAGCTGGCCGAGGAAAATGGCCGTGAGCGCGACCTGTTCCCGCCGCTGGCCTACGAGGTGCTGAACCCCAACCCCGAGCGCGCACGCACCGCGTACCAGGCGCTGCCCCTCAGCAAGGTGATCGAGCTGATCCTGAAGCCGCTGCACCAGGCGGGCCAGATTCGCGGCGACCTGAGCCTGCAACGCATCAGCAACCTGATCGCGGACACCTACCTGATGGTGGCGCTGCGCTGGAGCGCCTACGGGACCGACCGCACCCTTCAGGAAGAAACGCGCCTGGCACTGAACCTGCTGCTGGAGGGGGCGCTGCGCCGCGAGGGGCCGCCCCGCACGTCCTGA
- a CDS encoding MarR family winged helix-turn-helix transcriptional regulator, whose product MPRFPAGGMWGNVHTGGERTTMTETAPPSPGPFPELEDQLCLDLYVASRTVIAAYRALLAPLHLTYPQYLVILALWQHGPQSVKLLGERLVLDAGTLSPLLKRLEVSGYIRRERLLDDARELRVSLTPAGLALQAKIAEVSAQITCSYGLSAGELQGLQQTLRRLTAHVKTAGEPESG is encoded by the coding sequence ATGCCAAGGTTCCCGGCAGGCGGCATGTGGGGCAACGTGCATACTGGGGGCGAGCGCACCACCATGACGGAGACTGCCCCCCCCTCCCCCGGTCCTTTCCCCGAACTGGAAGATCAGCTCTGCCTGGATCTGTACGTCGCCTCGCGGACCGTCATCGCCGCGTACCGGGCGCTGCTGGCCCCCCTGCACCTCACCTATCCGCAGTACCTCGTCATCCTGGCGCTGTGGCAGCACGGCCCCCAGAGCGTGAAGCTCTTGGGCGAGCGGCTGGTGCTCGACGCCGGGACGCTTTCGCCCCTGCTCAAGCGGCTGGAGGTGAGCGGGTACATTCGGCGCGAACGCCTCCTGGACGATGCCCGCGAGCTGCGCGTGTCGCTCACGCCCGCCGGGCTGGCCCTCCAGGCGAAGATCGCGGAAGTCTCGGCGCAGATCACCTGCTCGTACGGCCTGAGCGCAGGCGAGCTGCAAGGGCTGCAACAGACGCTCCGCCGCCTCACGGCGCACGTCAAAACGGCGGGTGAGCCGGAATCCGGCTGA